One Porphyromonas pogonae genomic region harbors:
- a CDS encoding IS5 family transposase produces the protein MIRPTQTVQSLFSSLDDLLNQQHPLYKLSHKIDWKRFEEAFSSLYCPDNGRPGKPIRLMCGLLILKHLRNISDESVVEQWSENAYFQYFCGMQEFTPSFPCNASELVHFRKRIGERGIELILAESIRVNDDKNDKDHHDTAFIDSTVQEKNVTYPTDAKLHKKIVGKVLKIARALNLPIRQSYTFVLKRIYRDQRFRNHPKNRKKALKADKRLRTIAGRLVRELKRNLGNNREYDKLISLFERILSQRRNSTQKIYSLHEPDVQCISKGKEHKKYEFGNKVSIIRSMTGVILGASSFRNEYDGHTIEQSLDQVKRLTGERIKKLAGDRGYRGKKEINSTQILIPDTPKAKDSYYQRKKKHRLFCKRAGIEPTIGHLKSDYRLGRNFYKGLFGDAINVMLAAVAYNFKRAMKLLLYLINKISETLPMERISLKCAF, from the coding sequence ATGATACGCCCTACTCAAACAGTTCAATCACTATTCTCTTCACTGGACGATTTGCTTAACCAGCAACATCCTCTGTATAAACTTTCCCATAAAATCGATTGGAAAAGGTTCGAAGAGGCTTTTTCTTCCTTGTATTGCCCTGACAATGGTCGTCCCGGTAAGCCTATTCGTTTAATGTGTGGTCTTTTAATTCTCAAGCATTTGCGCAATATTTCAGATGAATCTGTTGTAGAACAATGGAGTGAGAACGCTTATTTTCAATATTTTTGTGGCATGCAGGAGTTTACTCCTTCCTTTCCCTGCAATGCCTCGGAACTGGTTCACTTCCGCAAACGTATCGGCGAAAGAGGGATAGAGCTTATTCTTGCAGAAAGTATTCGTGTGAATGATGACAAAAATGATAAGGATCACCACGATACCGCTTTTATAGACTCCACCGTGCAGGAAAAGAATGTGACCTATCCTACAGATGCCAAGTTGCATAAGAAGATAGTAGGCAAGGTTCTCAAAATCGCAAGGGCTCTCAATCTACCCATTCGTCAAAGCTATACTTTCGTATTGAAAAGAATTTATCGGGATCAACGTTTTCGCAACCATCCCAAGAACCGTAAGAAAGCTCTTAAAGCGGATAAACGGTTACGAACAATAGCGGGACGTTTGGTTCGGGAACTTAAACGAAACCTGGGTAATAACAGGGAGTACGACAAACTCATTTCCCTCTTTGAAAGGATTCTTTCGCAACGGCGTAATTCCACTCAAAAGATTTATTCTCTTCATGAACCGGATGTTCAATGCATCAGTAAAGGTAAGGAGCACAAAAAATATGAGTTTGGAAACAAAGTCTCGATTATACGCTCCATGACGGGAGTGATTTTGGGAGCCTCTTCTTTCCGTAATGAGTACGACGGACATACCATAGAGCAAAGCCTCGATCAGGTGAAGAGACTCACGGGAGAAAGGATTAAGAAACTGGCCGGAGATAGAGGTTACCGTGGGAAAAAAGAAATAAACAGTACGCAAATATTGATTCCAGACACTCCAAAAGCTAAAGACAGTTATTATCAACGTAAAAAGAAGCATCGACTTTTCTGCAAGCGTGCAGGAATAGAACCAACTATCGGACATTTGAAGTCAGATTATCGCTTGGGACGTAACTTTTACAAAGGGCTCTTCGGGGATGCTATCAATGTAATGTTAGCTGCAGTGGCATATAACTTCAAAAGAGCCATGAAGCTTCTTTTGTACCTAATAAACAAAATCAGCGAAACACTCCCAATGGAGAGGATTTCGCTGAAATGTGCTTTTTAA
- a CDS encoding Abi family protein, whose amino-acid sequence MTDKTDYAKKPLPIAEQVARLKQRGLVFDDESEASAYLFNISYYRLRAYTYPFQEDGEDSEHNFTRKDIHFKDIIDLYCFDRRLRSLIFNAIEKIEVAVRTKIVQVYAESTGDSHWYDDESLYRFGYDDLMEHINADVNRSNEDFIKHYRSKYDNPPMPPSWMALEVVSLATLSRLFQSLKLDYRKEYITEQFGLKKVAILEKWLHAISNLRNCCAHHSRTWNRRFMVSVTLPYNTLCPFMDRTTIGQIRTNKLFAVLSCIAYILDIISPGSDFKKNIKELLKFDCRLLDLKDMGFPKYWQSLPVWREK is encoded by the coding sequence TTGACTGATAAAACAGATTATGCAAAGAAGCCGTTGCCCATCGCCGAGCAAGTTGCGCGGCTAAAACAACGGGGGCTTGTTTTCGATGATGAAAGCGAGGCATCCGCTTATTTGTTCAATATCAGTTACTATCGACTTCGTGCATACACTTATCCATTCCAAGAGGATGGTGAAGATTCTGAACACAACTTTACTCGCAAAGATATTCACTTCAAAGACATAATAGACCTTTATTGTTTTGACCGCAGACTGCGTTCACTTATTTTCAATGCTATTGAAAAGATAGAAGTGGCAGTGCGCACAAAAATCGTACAGGTATATGCCGAAAGCACAGGTGATAGCCATTGGTACGATGATGAAAGTTTGTATCGTTTCGGCTATGATGATTTGATGGAACATATCAATGCTGACGTAAACCGTAGCAACGAAGATTTCATCAAGCATTACCGTTCTAAGTATGACAACCCTCCGATGCCACCAAGTTGGATGGCACTCGAAGTTGTATCGCTTGCCACATTGAGCCGCTTGTTCCAATCCTTAAAGTTAGACTACCGCAAGGAATACATTACAGAGCAATTCGGTTTGAAGAAAGTTGCTATATTAGAGAAATGGCTACACGCCATTTCCAATCTCCGTAATTGTTGCGCTCACCACAGCCGTACTTGGAATCGCCGTTTTATGGTTAGCGTAACATTGCCATACAACACTCTTTGTCCGTTCATGGATCGAACGACAATCGGACAAATACGCACAAACAAATTGTTTGCAGTGCTTTCTTGTATCGCGTATATCCTTGATATTATCAGTCCCGGAAGTGACTTCAAAAAGAATATCAAGGAATTGCTCAAATTCGATTGCCGTCTGCTCGACCTTAAAGATATGGGATTCCCAAAATATTGGCAATCACTTCCTGTTTGGCGAGAGAAATAG
- a CDS encoding peptidase domain-containing ABC transporter, which translates to MIFIKQRDAMNCGTVSLAMVISHYGRHPSLEALSKFCDQGKDGVSLLGISKAAEEIGFKTMGGRLNFTSLAKDITQPCIVHWDQNHFVVVYKIKKHKKGEYTVYVADPGKGLVTYTKEEFCEHWVSTQTNGEGKGIALLLEPTEQFYQQEHTDNSPKKKRVGFLWSYLRKYKRFFTQLILGLLLGSLLQLIFPFLTQSIVDTGIGGKDIGFVWLVLLAEMMLLFSRTAIDFIRSKILLHISTRINISLISDFFIKLMKLPMKFFDTKLMGDLLQRIEDHRRVEQFLTSSSLSLLFSFFTFIIFGIVLAVYNLGIFLVFLVGTLIYAGWIILFLKKRRTLDYKYFEQAGRNRNVTYQLIGGMQEIKLQGCEQRKRWEWEDVQADLFKVNLQSLNLQQVQQAGSITINEVKNILITVLAATAVIHGSMTLGMMLAVQYIIGQLNNPVEQLIQFIYSWQDVSISLDRMNEIHTETNEENTERTRNSYTGEANEGHSLTIKDLSFKYDLYSPKNVLSDINLSIPNGKVTAIVGASGSGKTTLIKLLLGFYEPIAGAIEVGKANLSDYNLGWWRHQCGAVMQEGYLFSDTIARNIAISDDEPDIERIRYAARVANIADYIEALPLGYNTMIGQDGQGVSQGQRQRILIARVVYKNPMFVFLDEATNALDANNERAITEKLSDFYQGKTVIVVAHRLSTVRHADQIVVLDEGKVVEVGTHDELTAKRGKYFALVKNQLELGN; encoded by the coding sequence ATGATCTTTATAAAACAGCGAGATGCTATGAATTGTGGAACAGTGAGTTTAGCTATGGTGATTAGTCACTATGGACGACATCCCAGTTTGGAGGCCTTAAGTAAGTTTTGTGACCAAGGAAAAGATGGTGTTTCACTCTTGGGGATTAGTAAGGCTGCAGAAGAGATTGGTTTTAAAACCATGGGAGGACGACTAAACTTCACCTCTCTTGCAAAGGATATAACACAACCTTGCATTGTGCATTGGGATCAAAACCATTTTGTCGTTGTTTATAAGATAAAGAAGCACAAGAAAGGGGAATATACTGTCTATGTGGCCGATCCGGGGAAAGGACTTGTAACCTATACCAAGGAAGAGTTCTGCGAACATTGGGTTAGCACCCAAACCAATGGAGAGGGAAAGGGTATTGCACTGCTTCTGGAACCTACTGAGCAATTTTACCAACAAGAGCATACAGACAATAGTCCAAAGAAAAAGCGTGTTGGATTTCTGTGGAGTTATCTTCGGAAATACAAACGTTTCTTCACCCAACTGATATTGGGCTTGCTACTTGGCTCTCTACTACAACTCATCTTTCCTTTCCTGACACAATCCATTGTTGACACAGGTATTGGAGGCAAGGATATAGGCTTCGTATGGCTTGTCCTTTTGGCTGAGATGATGCTCCTTTTCAGCCGTACGGCCATTGACTTCATACGTTCCAAGATACTTCTGCACATCTCTACTCGTATCAACATCTCGCTCATCTCAGACTTCTTTATCAAGCTGATGAAGCTTCCGATGAAGTTCTTCGATACGAAGCTCATGGGCGATCTCTTGCAACGCATCGAAGACCACCGTAGGGTGGAGCAGTTTCTGACCTCGAGTAGTCTGAGCTTGCTCTTCTCATTCTTTACCTTTATCATCTTTGGCATCGTGCTGGCGGTGTACAATCTCGGTATTTTCTTGGTCTTTCTCGTCGGCACACTCATCTATGCAGGCTGGATAATCCTCTTTTTGAAGAAAAGGCGCACGCTGGATTACAAATACTTCGAGCAAGCAGGGCGCAACCGCAATGTGACCTACCAGCTGATAGGAGGTATGCAGGAAATCAAGCTACAAGGATGCGAGCAGCGCAAACGCTGGGAGTGGGAGGATGTACAAGCCGACCTCTTCAAGGTTAATCTACAATCCCTCAACCTGCAACAAGTACAGCAGGCAGGAAGCATCACCATCAACGAGGTAAAGAATATCCTCATTACCGTGCTGGCCGCCACTGCCGTAATCCACGGAAGTATGACACTGGGTATGATGCTCGCCGTGCAATACATCATCGGACAGCTCAACAATCCTGTGGAGCAACTTATTCAATTCATCTATTCATGGCAGGACGTGAGCATCAGTTTGGATAGGATGAATGAGATCCATACGGAAACCAATGAAGAGAATACCGAGCGGACACGGAATAGCTATACCGGTGAAGCCAATGAGGGACATTCGCTCACGATCAAAGACCTTTCTTTCAAATACGATCTCTATAGTCCTAAGAACGTTCTTTCGGACATCAATCTCTCGATCCCTAACGGTAAGGTAACAGCCATCGTGGGAGCCAGCGGTAGCGGCAAGACTACCCTGATCAAACTCTTGCTCGGCTTCTATGAGCCGATAGCGGGAGCCATCGAAGTGGGCAAAGCCAATCTCAGTGATTATAATCTGGGATGGTGGCGGCATCAGTGCGGAGCGGTTATGCAGGAGGGGTATCTCTTCTCCGACACCATTGCGAGGAACATTGCCATCTCGGATGACGAACCAGACATCGAACGTATCCGCTATGCCGCTCGTGTGGCAAACATAGCCGATTATATAGAAGCGCTGCCACTGGGCTACAATACGATGATCGGGCAGGACGGGCAAGGCGTGAGCCAAGGGCAACGGCAACGCATCCTGATAGCAAGGGTGGTTTACAAGAACCCGATGTTCGTCTTCTTGGACGAAGCCACCAATGCGCTTGATGCCAACAACGAGCGAGCCATTACCGAGAAACTATCGGATTTCTATCAAGGGAAAACAGTGATCGTAGTGGCACATCGCCTCTCCACGGTGCGCCATGCCGATCAGATCGTGGTATTGGACGAGGGCAAGGTCGTAGAAGTGGGTACACATGACGAGCTTACCGCCAAGCGTGGCAAATACTTTGCCCTGGTAAAGAACCAATTAGAACTCGGCAATTGA
- a CDS encoding galactosyltransferase-related protein — translation MYTSNIKYISVLIPIRVDSQERLSNLLYVIKHLSFFPYIDEILILEADTHSRLSIPLGKLFRHIFIYDNDPIFHRTKYINQLIVSSKNEICGIWDTDVIIPNIQIQKATKIFKEEECTLVYPYTKGIIFLDSSTSRHLISQQMTQDDLFNYLYLKKQSLIQFSRPSYGGAFFVSKTKYLSIGGENQYFYGWGPEDIERAKRTLILGNRIERVYGNAYHLYHPRGINSISGMDSRGILLEKELLKVCSMSRTALKEYIDHWPWKTKFNLI, via the coding sequence ATGTATACATCAAATATAAAATATATATCTGTATTAATACCTATTAGAGTAGATAGTCAAGAAAGACTATCAAACTTATTGTATGTAATAAAGCACCTCTCTTTTTTCCCTTATATTGATGAGATCCTTATCCTAGAAGCAGACACACATAGTCGCTTATCTATTCCTCTAGGCAAATTATTTAGGCATATTTTTATTTATGACAATGACCCTATATTTCATCGAACAAAGTATATTAATCAGCTAATTGTATCCAGTAAAAATGAAATTTGTGGAATCTGGGACACTGATGTCATCATTCCAAATATTCAGATTCAGAAGGCTACTAAAATATTCAAAGAAGAGGAATGCACACTTGTATATCCCTATACTAAAGGGATTATCTTTTTAGATTCTTCAACATCTAGACATCTAATATCTCAACAAATGACCCAAGATGATCTTTTCAACTACTTATATCTTAAAAAACAATCACTGATACAATTTAGTAGACCATCTTATGGAGGGGCTTTCTTTGTGAGTAAAACTAAATATTTGAGTATAGGAGGAGAAAATCAATATTTTTATGGCTGGGGACCAGAAGATATAGAGCGAGCTAAGCGAACCCTAATCCTAGGGAATCGCATTGAGCGTGTATATGGCAATGCATACCATTTGTATCATCCAAGAGGCATAAATTCGATTTCAGGAATGGATTCTAGAGGGATATTATTAGAAAAAGAATTACTTAAAGTATGTAGTATGTCAAGGACAGCTCTAAAGGAGTATATAGACCATTGGCCATGGAAGACAAAATTCAATTTAATTTAA
- a CDS encoding TonB-dependent receptor codes for MNSKCLLFLIMFLTSLYSVSAQNLFITGRLKSTKGEHIGIAQIPIRLISLDESKRTDIQITDSLGNFKFSVVQGRSYELFIATVAIETIKLNLNHIRETLNLGEIIVKTRTSILEEVVIEAPFSSTTHIDKQVLYPTTPQLKGASNAIDVLGNMMIQGLYIDPSQNRISTSRQGKLLVRINGTPASQKDYLRIAPYQIKRVEYHDFPSMRYGDAEAVIDIILKEPIHGIAVTWDSRNTFHTLWGDIYGDMSYNWRKSELGVSVSGTVHQYAKSYSEGKEYYRFPSDKIISREIRGIPSSFKEDYATVTLHYNYTDLDKTFFLMKVSYDYWKEKSNERVMMLERMNDVQRPITLSNNQERRYRELKPSFDLYYQRLFNKNIFAVNIVGNAFTSSSSNKLRERYEEHLRNEISTAVDGSRYSVIGDVFWQTSLKSGQLITGINYSMGTNRNELTNTTTLAREIELKNYNTYTYAQWKGVYNKLVYSLGLGYTLYIQKQEHTALNRSHFITPQLNLSLLLSRSLQVRYSGSVRVQKFSTGESNMIEYPVSSYVIHRGNPSLKPYNQFINQLGFTYSPKRYKLSLSLFDSYASGSIMESYKGEGDKIIRQLINADKYHQFHINFGLSSSLLDSKLNVGVGCGLRLMQTKSQTYNHKRTAFSYDTSISYNHKNLKYWANYRSDQANLNGESFYRGNGLINIGIDYRKHNYKIGLGYMTNASRFTSKKEYLADSYNTSIRSFNDSFRNTFYLSLSISLHSGKRFEASDRYIYNSDSDSGTLK; via the coding sequence ATGAACTCTAAGTGCTTATTATTTTTGATTATGTTCTTGACTTCTCTATATTCCGTCTCCGCACAGAATTTGTTCATTACTGGACGACTTAAATCTACAAAGGGAGAGCATATAGGGATTGCACAAATTCCTATCCGTCTCATATCCCTAGACGAAAGCAAAAGAACCGACATTCAGATAACTGACTCGCTCGGAAATTTCAAATTTAGTGTAGTACAAGGTCGGAGCTATGAATTATTTATTGCGACTGTAGCTATTGAGACTATCAAGCTAAATCTGAATCACATTAGAGAAACACTCAATTTAGGAGAAATTATCGTAAAGACAAGGACCTCAATCCTAGAAGAAGTAGTCATTGAGGCTCCTTTCTCAAGCACGACTCATATTGACAAACAAGTCCTCTATCCAACTACTCCGCAACTTAAGGGAGCAAGTAATGCTATTGATGTGTTAGGTAATATGATGATACAGGGTCTATACATAGATCCTTCACAGAATCGTATCAGCACTTCTCGACAAGGGAAACTTTTAGTCCGTATTAATGGGACACCTGCAAGCCAAAAAGATTATCTAAGGATAGCACCCTACCAAATAAAAAGAGTTGAGTATCACGATTTCCCCTCAATGAGGTATGGTGATGCAGAAGCTGTAATAGATATTATCCTTAAAGAGCCTATACACGGAATCGCAGTAACATGGGATTCTCGAAATACCTTCCACACTCTTTGGGGAGATATTTATGGAGACATGTCGTATAACTGGAGGAAATCTGAGTTGGGGGTGAGTGTATCAGGGACAGTACATCAGTATGCCAAAAGTTATTCAGAGGGGAAAGAGTACTATCGGTTCCCGAGTGATAAAATAATAAGCAGAGAAATTAGAGGAATTCCTTCGAGCTTCAAGGAGGATTACGCAACAGTCACATTACATTATAACTATACAGACCTAGACAAAACATTCTTCTTGATGAAGGTCTCATATGATTACTGGAAAGAGAAATCCAATGAAAGGGTGATGATGTTAGAAAGAATGAATGATGTCCAACGACCTATAACACTATCCAATAATCAAGAGCGACGATATAGGGAGCTAAAGCCTTCCTTTGATTTGTATTATCAGAGGTTATTCAACAAAAATATATTTGCCGTAAACATAGTTGGTAACGCCTTTACCTCCTCGTCCTCAAATAAACTGCGAGAGCGTTATGAGGAGCATCTTAGAAATGAAATTTCTACAGCCGTTGACGGAAGTAGATATTCGGTTATTGGGGATGTTTTCTGGCAAACTTCACTCAAGAGTGGCCAGTTGATTACTGGGATTAATTACTCAATGGGAACAAATCGTAATGAACTCACGAATACAACGACCCTCGCTAGAGAAATTGAGCTAAAGAATTATAATACCTACACCTATGCTCAATGGAAGGGAGTATACAATAAGCTCGTCTATAGCCTTGGACTTGGCTACACTCTATATATACAAAAACAGGAGCATACAGCCCTCAATAGATCACATTTTATTACACCACAGCTAAATCTGTCTCTACTCCTAAGCAGAAGTCTTCAGGTTAGGTACTCCGGTAGCGTAAGGGTTCAGAAATTCTCGACAGGGGAGAGTAATATGATAGAGTATCCGGTAAGTAGCTATGTGATACACAGAGGTAACCCAAGCCTTAAACCATATAATCAGTTCATTAATCAGTTGGGCTTTACATACTCACCCAAGCGGTACAAGCTGTCACTCAGCCTTTTTGACTCTTACGCTAGTGGTAGCATTATGGAGAGCTATAAAGGAGAAGGCGATAAAATTATTCGACAACTTATCAATGCCGACAAATATCACCAATTCCATATTAACTTCGGGCTATCAAGCTCTTTACTTGATAGCAAACTTAATGTTGGAGTAGGTTGCGGACTCCGCCTGATGCAAACAAAGTCTCAGACTTACAACCACAAACGAACAGCATTTTCCTATGATACCAGCATTTCATACAATCATAAAAATTTGAAGTATTGGGCTAACTACCGTTCAGACCAAGCAAACCTCAATGGTGAATCTTTTTATAGAGGGAATGGTCTCATTAATATAGGAATAGATTATCGAAAGCACAATTATAAGATTGGACTTGGTTATATGACTAATGCGAGTAGATTCACAAGTAAAAAGGAGTATCTAGCAGATAGCTACAATACCTCAATTCGTAGTTTCAATGATAGTTTCCGAAACACCTTTTATCTCTCGTTATCTATCAGCTTGCACTCAGGTAAGCGATTCGAAGCAAGCGATAGATATATTTACAATTCGGACTCTGATAGTGGAACACTTAAGTAA
- a CDS encoding glycosyltransferase family 2 protein, whose protein sequence is MPRLKTTTKLSVIITLHNEGDELKNTFDSLFNHTAKGALEVIVIDDASNDGYDYKIVCSFYDVIYVKNPIRLGVASSRNIGVEMASCLYVMLLDAHMRFYQSDWLSRLLKHLEEDSRRLICTQTVVLRKNEKNQILQHDEDHLSYGAYVNFIELDRLFEPRWCFYKHQGILSLAHPYKIRPQEIPLLCILGATYTFSKEIWQKLGGVYGLREYGLDEPYLSIKAWLSGVIPVMIEDVYIGHIYRNRAPYAISKQSQLYNSLFLSLLFLPCPYIKGYLSAKSFTDEDILVSILFEFYNNLDWIKRERNIYLSKGGKSIEQIIDMNTRAFLIECGRQDTASQLESITSRIISNYHNIGELGLLSGRLGCILYLLIYARVKQSSIIQQIAETYSTQTIKEILNMIKSNEVLLFEMGWFLVYVNTYHLLDIDMEKFIELIDDVLLNNILKDQLSDNITLRDAIGLYLECRLFIEKEKPISLDLRGYIAHFISEYQSIRTFFFYLINIEDFIEVKPSLFDISYFYTPSPLDITKYTLGLDGLAGVGISELRFFEYETIGNYSKKFSYEL, encoded by the coding sequence ATGCCACGACTAAAAACAACAACAAAGCTCTCGGTAATAATTACACTACACAATGAGGGAGATGAACTCAAAAATACGTTCGATAGCCTTTTTAACCATACAGCCAAAGGTGCATTAGAAGTTATTGTTATAGATGATGCTTCAAATGACGGTTATGATTATAAAATAGTATGTAGCTTTTATGATGTTATATATGTTAAAAACCCCATAAGGTTAGGTGTTGCTTCATCACGCAATATTGGCGTAGAGATGGCTTCATGTCTGTATGTTATGCTTCTTGATGCCCATATGAGATTTTATCAAAGTGATTGGTTGTCTCGCCTATTAAAGCATTTAGAGGAAGATTCTAGACGGCTTATTTGCACCCAAACTGTCGTTTTAAGAAAAAATGAAAAGAATCAAATACTTCAACATGATGAGGATCACTTATCTTATGGAGCATACGTCAATTTTATTGAGCTAGATCGTTTGTTTGAGCCTAGATGGTGTTTTTACAAACATCAAGGCATCCTATCTCTAGCCCATCCTTACAAGATTAGACCTCAAGAGATACCCTTACTTTGTATTTTAGGGGCTACATACACTTTCTCTAAGGAGATTTGGCAAAAATTGGGTGGGGTATATGGATTAAGAGAATATGGACTTGACGAGCCTTATTTAAGTATTAAGGCTTGGTTATCTGGAGTAATTCCTGTTATGATTGAGGATGTATATATCGGGCATATATACAGAAATAGAGCACCATATGCTATAAGTAAGCAAAGTCAGCTCTATAATTCTCTATTTTTATCATTGCTTTTCCTGCCATGTCCCTATATTAAAGGATACCTCTCCGCTAAATCTTTTACAGACGAAGATATTTTAGTATCTATTTTATTCGAGTTTTATAACAATTTAGACTGGATAAAAAGAGAACGAAATATTTATCTTAGTAAAGGAGGAAAATCAATAGAGCAGATTATTGATATGAACACACGTGCCTTTCTCATTGAATGCGGACGACAAGATACTGCATCACAGCTCGAGTCTATTACATCAAGAATAATATCTAATTATCACAATATTGGAGAACTAGGTTTGCTTTCAGGGCGTTTGGGGTGTATACTATATCTACTCATTTATGCTAGAGTAAAACAAAGCTCTATTATTCAGCAGATTGCAGAGACATATTCAACCCAGACAATTAAAGAAATTCTAAATATGATAAAATCCAATGAGGTTTTATTGTTTGAAATGGGATGGTTTTTGGTGTATGTTAATACATATCATTTACTAGATATAGATATGGAAAAGTTTATAGAGCTTATTGACGATGTACTATTAAATAATATCTTAAAAGACCAGTTAAGTGACAATATCACCCTAAGAGATGCAATTGGATTATACCTTGAATGCAGACTTTTTATAGAGAAAGAAAAACCCATTTCTCTGGATCTGAGAGGCTATATAGCCCATTTTATTTCAGAGTATCAATCAATTAGAACATTCTTTTTTTATTTAATAAACATTGAAGACTTTATTGAAGTGAAACCATCTTTATTTGATATTTCCTATTTTTACACTCCGTCTCCCCTCGACATAACGAAATACACTTTGGGGCTTGATGGTCTAGCAGGTGTAGGTATATCTGAGCTAAGATTTTTTGAGTATGAAACAATTGGTAATTATAGTAAAAAATTTAGTTATGAACTCTAA